The following are encoded together in the Cynocephalus volans isolate mCynVol1 chromosome 4, mCynVol1.pri, whole genome shotgun sequence genome:
- the LOC134376962 gene encoding olfactory receptor 1165-like: protein MMLTGRNESAGATFVLLGFSNFPPFKVALFLLFLAIYTVTVVGNLGMIGIIRVNPKLQTPMYFFLSHLSFLDFCYSSVVTPKLLEILVVEDRTISFKGCMMQFFFAVMFVFAEMFMLAAMAYDRFVAVCNPLLYTVAMSRKLCAVLVAGTYTWGGFCSSTLTYSLLKLSYCGSTINHFCCEFSAILSVSCSDTHFSQMLAFVISTFSEVCSLLIILTSYVFIVVTIIKMPSKGGIRKAFSTCASHLTAITIFHGDILLLYCVPNSKNSKLLIKVATAFYSIVIPMLNPLIYSLRNKDVKETVRKLIHTKVLSHSV from the coding sequence ATGATGCTGACTGGGAGAAACGAGAGTGCTGGAGCCACTTTTGTCCTCTTGGGCTTCTCAAATTTCCCACCCTTCAAGGTTGCCCTCTTCTTGCTGTTCTTGGCCATCTACACTGTCACTGTGGTGGGGAACCTGGGGATGATCGGGATCATAAGGGTCAATCCTAAACTTCAGacacccatgtactttttccttagCCATCTATCCtttttggatttttgttattCCAGTGTAGTCACACCCAAACTATTAGAAATTTTAGTTGTGGAAGACAGAACTATCTCCTTCAAAGGATGCATGATGCAATTTTTCTTTGCCGTTATGTTTGTGTTTGCAGAAATGTTCATGTTAGCAGCGATGGCCTATGACCGGTTTGTGGCTGTTTGTAACCCCCTGCTCTACACAGTCGCTATGTCTCGTAAGCTCTGTGCTGTCCTTGTAGCTGGAACTTACACATGGGGTGGATTCTGTTCCTCAACACTCACATATTCTCTTTTGAAACTATCCTACTGTGGATCTACCATAAATCACTTTTGCTGTGAGTTTTCTGCCATCCTCTCTGTGTCCTGCTCTGACACACACTTCAGCCAGATGTTGGCATTCGTCATTTCCACATTCAGTGAAGTTTGTAGCCTCCTGATCATCCTCACCTCCTATGTCTTCATAGTTGTCACTATCATCAAGATGCCTTCCAAGGGTGGAATTcggaaagccttctccacctgtgcctcccacctgactGCAATCACGATTTTCCACGGGGACATCCTCCTTCTCTACTGTGTGCCCAACTCTAAAAACTCAAAGCTCCTCATTAAAGTAGCTACTGCATTTTACTCCATTGTGATTCCTATGCTAAATCCTCTTATCTACAGTCTTAGAAATAAGGATGTGAAGGAGACTGTCAGGAAGTTAATTCACACCAAAGTGCTTTCTCACTCAGTGTAa